In Bacillus cereus ATCC 14579, a single window of DNA contains:
- a CDS encoding DUF3952 domain-containing protein, protein MSKRLVKKIVIVMTVTFLLSACSFGETKIEYERLVKALDEGDMKTVMSASDDGYAYVKEETSESTYEEKEDGEHSRIIYQTTHGVYNVKEDDLYGKTTQKVVTDIKNDKNVGSNQNYKKETVYSTNLKNEKSRSVAQDQAMNVSYVKLMFRGLNELSKLKPSEDTKRSSEPSIISYDLTELQFKNIMNDKLNLKYDKFDSAILMIEFNTPNDTKENQMRITQITISVNYEEKKEDKLIKRNQEISTYYHTREDNNQSSKKEYVNYEKEYINQK, encoded by the coding sequence ATGAGTAAAAGGTTAGTTAAAAAAATAGTTATTGTAATGACAGTAACGTTTTTACTAAGTGCGTGCAGTTTCGGGGAAACAAAAATAGAGTATGAGAGATTAGTAAAGGCATTGGATGAAGGGGATATGAAAACGGTTATGTCTGCGAGTGATGATGGATATGCATATGTGAAAGAAGAGACTAGCGAAAGTACTTATGAAGAAAAAGAAGATGGTGAACATAGCAGGATAATATATCAAACAACCCATGGAGTATATAATGTGAAAGAAGACGACTTATATGGGAAAACAACTCAAAAGGTTGTTACTGATATAAAAAATGATAAAAACGTTGGTAGTAATCAAAATTACAAAAAAGAAACGGTCTATAGTACAAATTTAAAAAATGAAAAATCCCGTTCAGTAGCTCAGGATCAAGCTATGAATGTTTCATATGTAAAATTAATGTTTAGAGGATTAAATGAACTTAGTAAATTGAAACCGAGTGAAGATACAAAAAGATCTAGTGAACCGAGCATAATAAGCTATGATTTAACTGAATTACAGTTTAAAAACATCATGAATGATAAGTTAAATTTAAAATATGATAAATTTGATTCTGCAATATTGATGATTGAATTTAATACGCCTAATGATACAAAAGAAAATCAAATGAGAATAACACAAATAACAATATCGGTAAATTATGAAGAAAAAAAAGAAGATAAGCTTATAAAACGCAATCAAGAGATTTCAACATATTATCATACCAGGGAAGATAATAATCAAAGTTCCAAAAAAGAATATGTA